From Deinococcus reticulitermitis, the proteins below share one genomic window:
- a CDS encoding MaoC family dehydratase, which translates to MAEAPDPFKARRQAALAGTQVGQTYTYRRTFTDGDVALFCGVTGDLNPFHQDELFSRESPFGRRIVPGLLPGSMLTHIGGMLGFLAAEMHFEFLAPVFIGDTVTCVVHVLERDEARKRLHCEAQLTNEAGQLVMRARFSGFPTAPRLAPDAAPLSDGP; encoded by the coding sequence ATGGCTGAGGCTCCCGACCCTTTCAAAGCGCGTCGCCAGGCGGCCCTCGCAGGAACGCAGGTGGGGCAGACCTACACCTATCGCCGCACCTTCACCGACGGAGACGTGGCCCTGTTCTGCGGCGTCACCGGAGACCTGAATCCGTTTCATCAAGACGAGCTCTTCTCGCGTGAGTCCCCGTTTGGCCGGCGGATCGTGCCCGGCCTGCTGCCCGGCAGCATGCTCACCCACATCGGGGGAATGCTGGGCTTCCTCGCGGCGGAGATGCACTTCGAGTTTCTGGCTCCGGTCTTTATCGGGGACACCGTGACCTGCGTGGTGCACGTCCTGGAGCGCGACGAGGCGCGCAAGCGGCTCCACTGCGAGGCCCAGCTGACGAACGAGGCCGGACAACTGGTCATGCGTGCCCGGTTCAGCGGCTTTCCGACCGCGCCGCGCCTGGCTCCCGACGCGGCACCGCTTTCTGATGGACCGTAG
- a CDS encoding MBL fold metallo-hydrolase: MDRSSVAFFERPYPSANSALLQGECPLLVDTGFGSDVADLERWLSAQGTAPTELKLIVNTHHHSDHVGGNHWLQSTHGLPIAAHGSEGHAVNRRDPEACLGRWLRQPVEAYTVTHLLREGDTLSAGGAPWHVLHTPGHSPGHLVLYQPEQGVALTGDALLPGDVGWLKFHQDFQQRGLEAADQALDTLARLAELDLRLAYPGHGPVITGVAQAIQDSRTRLERFRLDPEKAGWHAAKRIFAFALMIDGPLSAEELAAYLLESPWFVDHAREVFRVTAEELLNLLVAEMLRSGAARWDRGRLHASGPHRSPPRRWARSPTTVAQWPPG; this comes from the coding sequence ATGGACCGTAGCTCCGTCGCTTTTTTCGAGCGTCCCTACCCGAGTGCCAACAGCGCTCTCCTCCAAGGCGAGTGTCCCCTCCTGGTGGATACCGGGTTCGGCAGTGACGTGGCCGACCTGGAGCGCTGGCTGAGCGCTCAGGGGACGGCGCCGACTGAGCTGAAGCTGATCGTCAACACCCACCACCATTCGGATCATGTGGGCGGCAATCACTGGCTCCAGAGCACCCACGGCCTCCCGATCGCGGCCCACGGCTCGGAGGGCCACGCGGTCAACCGGCGCGATCCCGAAGCCTGCCTGGGCCGCTGGCTGAGGCAACCGGTCGAGGCTTACACGGTCACCCACCTGCTCCGTGAGGGCGACACCCTCAGCGCAGGAGGAGCGCCGTGGCATGTCCTGCACACGCCCGGTCATTCCCCAGGCCACCTCGTTCTCTACCAGCCGGAGCAGGGCGTCGCCCTCACTGGAGACGCCCTGCTGCCGGGGGACGTGGGCTGGCTGAAGTTCCACCAGGACTTCCAGCAGCGCGGCCTGGAGGCGGCGGACCAGGCGCTCGACACCCTCGCCAGGCTCGCCGAGCTCGATTTGCGCCTCGCTTATCCCGGGCACGGACCGGTCATCACCGGGGTGGCCCAGGCGATTCAGGACTCCAGGACACGGCTGGAGCGGTTCAGACTGGACCCTGAGAAGGCCGGCTGGCACGCCGCGAAACGCATTTTCGCCTTCGCCCTGATGATCGACGGTCCCCTGTCCGCAGAGGAGCTTGCGGCGTATCTGCTGGAAAGTCCGTGGTTCGTGGATCACGCCCGGGAGGTCTTCCGGGTGACGGCGGAGGAACTGCTTAACCTGCTGGTGGCCGAGATGCTGCGTTCCGGGGCCGCCCGCTGGGACAGGGGCCGCCTGCATGCGAGTGGGCCGCACCGTTCCCCGCCGAGGCGCTGGGCGAGGTCCCCCACCACCGTCGCCCAGTGGCCTCCGGGCTAA